Proteins from one Panicum virgatum strain AP13 chromosome 7K, P.virgatum_v5, whole genome shotgun sequence genomic window:
- the LOC120640018 gene encoding uncharacterized protein LOC120640018, giving the protein MYSWEEEVRRFMLEEEEEDDELFFVLVLALQLGMYDEKEPEHTSVLTGPKYVKEVLEGHERWCKVDFRMESEIFRAIVHFLRVENLLRDTRGVMIEEQFAMFMFMLSHNASIERLKKRFQHSGETIHRKITEFLDIIPALTHKFLKLPDVYQIHVKIASNPRYMPFFQNCIGAIDGTNIPITIAEEKASPYRNRKGTLSQNVMCACDFDLKFTFISCGWEGSASAARVLWSARNKGFNVPVGKFYLVDAGYANTPSFIAPKFMSQLI; this is encoded by the exons ATGTATTCTTGGGAAGAGGAAGTTAGGAGATTCAtgttagaggaagaagaagaggatgatgaATTATTTTTTGTTCTGGTCCTCGCACTTCAATTGGGCATGTATGATGAGAAAGAGCCAGAGCACACCTCAGTTTTGACCGGTCCAAAATATGTCAAAGAAGTCTTAGAAGGTCATGAGAGGTGGTGTAAAGTGGACTTTAGGATGGAGTCTGAGATTTTTAGAGCTATAGTACACTTTCTTAGAGTGGAGAATCTATTACGTGACACGCGTGGTGTTATGATTGAAGAGCAGTTTGCAATGTTTATGTTCATGCTCTCTCATAATGCGAGCATCGAGAGGCTAAAAAAGAGATTCCAACATAGTGGTGAGACTATACATAGGAAAATTACAGAGTTCTTAGATATAATTCCAGCCCTTACTCATAAGTTTCTGAAGCTTCCAGATGTATACCAAATACATGTCAAGATTGCGTCCAACCCTCGATATATGCCTTTCTTCCAG AACTGCATTGGTGCTATAGATGGCACCAACATCCCTATCACCATTGCAGAAGAAAAGGCATCTCCTTACAGAAACAGGAAAGGAACATTGTCACAAAATGTGATGTGCGCCTGTGATTTTGATCTGAAATTCACTTTCATATCATGTGGATGGGAGGGATCTGCATCTGCTGCAAGAGTTCTATGGTCTGCTCGTAATAAGGGATTTAATGTGCCGGTGGGGAAGTTCTACCTTGTTGATGCTGGATATGCAAATACACCCTCGTTCATTGCTCC GAAATTCATGTCTCAGCTCATTTGA